The following nucleotide sequence is from Streptomyces xiamenensis.
CTCGGCAACTCGGTGCTCGCCTCGGAGATGCTCAAGCGCTGGCGCCCCATCGTGCTGCGCTACTACCTGGGCACCCCGCACTACCGCTCGACCATCGAGTACAGCGAGGCCGCGCTGGCGGAGGCGGACGCCGCCTTCTCCCGGATCGAGGGCTTCCTGCACCGCGCCACCGAGCGGACCGGCGACATCCTCCCGGCCGCGGCCGTACCGGCGGAGTTCTCCGCCGCGATGGACGAGGACCTGGGCGTGCCGCAGGCCATGGCCGCCGTGCACACCACGGTGCGGCAGGGCAACGCGGCGCTGGCCGAGGGTGACAAGGAGTCGGCGGCTTCGCTGGCCGGGCAGGTCCGTGCGATGCTGGGTGTGCTGGGCATGGATCCGCTGGATTCCGGGTGGCACGGCGGCGGCGACCGGGGCGAGGAGCTGACCGGCATCGTCGACTCGCTGGTGCGGCTGGTCCTCGCGCAGCGCACGGCGGCGCGCGAACGCAAGGACTACGGCACCGCGGACGCGATCCGCGACGAGCTGGGCGCCGCCGGGCTCGTCATCGAGGACACGCCCAACGGACCCCGGTGGGAGCTGGGCTGAGCGCGCCGGCGCCCGGCCCGTCCAGGCTTCCGAGACCCCTCGGGGGCTCCGACCACCACGCAGTATTCGAGGAAACGTAACCCATGGCAGGCAATCCCAACCGCCGCACGTCCAACAAGAAGGGCGCCCAGGTCGGCAGCGGCGGCCAGCGCCGCCGCGCCCTGAAGGGCAAGGGCCCGACCCCGCCCGCCGAGATGCGCAAGGGGCACGCCAAGCAGCGCGCCGCGCAGCTCAAGGCCCGCAAGCAGTCCAACAAGCCGGCCCAGGCCAGGCGCCGCCCCTCCTCCGAGATGGTGGTGGGGCGCAACCCGGTGCTGGAGGCGCTGCTCGGCGGGGTCCCCGCGACCACGCTGTACGTGCAGCAGTTCATCGACAGTGACGACCGGGTCACCGACGCGGTGAAGGCCGCCATGGAGCGCGGCGGCATCCACCTGATGGAGGCGCCGCGCGCCGAGCTGGACCGGATGACGAACGGTCTCAACCACCAGGGCCTGGTGCTCCAGGTGCCGGCGTACGAGTACGCGCACCCGGACGACCTGCCGGCCGGGGCGGCCGACCGCCGGGAGCAGCCGCTGATCGTGGCGCTGGACGGGGTGACCGACCCGCGGAACCTGGGCGCGGTCGTCCGTTCGGTGACGGCGTTCGGCGGGCACGGTGTGGTGGTGCCGGAGCGGCGCGCGGCCGGGATGAGCGCCGGGGCGTGGAAGACGTCGGCCGGTACGGCGGCGCGTACGCCGGTGGCCCGCGCCACCAATCTGACCCGGGCGCTCCAGGCGTACCAGAAGGCCGGCATCCAGGTCGTCGGCCTCGCGGCGGACGGCGAGGCGGAGCTGGGCGACCTCGATGTGCTGGACGGTCCGGTGGTGATCGTCATCGGCAGCGAGGGCAAGGGCATGTCGCGGCTGGTGAGCGAGGTGTGCGACGTACGGGTACGGATTCCGATGCCCGGCACCGCGGAGTCGCTCAACGCCGGTGTGGCGGCCGGGATCGTGCTGTACGAGGCGTCCCGCGCACGGAGTTGAGTTCTCGCGGGCACTTCGCGGGCCCCTCGCGGACACCCCCATCACCCGTGGCGGGCGGGGCACTTGAGGGGTGTCCCGCGGGTGCTTGACGGGTCGCGGACACTTCGTCGGGTCAAGGCAGTGTCTTAAACCTCTGTCACTCGGTTAGATGAGTGTGGACACCAGAACACACCGCCCACCCGCTGGGGGGACGCCGCGCGGTTTCTTCGAGGAGGAGCAACCGCTGCTCTCCACGGTGAAGGTGCCGTGCGATCCCGCACAAGTCATCGTGAACCACGCGAGTTTCCGGGTGGATCTCCCGGTCTCGCACCCGCTGGGCGGGCGCCGCCCCGTCGTGCTGGCCGGAGCGGGCGGGGCGGGGGGCCCGGACATGAGTGCGCTGCTGGCGACCGCCGTTCGCGCCGCCCCCGCGCGCACGGCGCTGCGGCCGGAGCCGGACGGGGTCTCCACCCAGGTGCTGCCCCGGCTGGATCCCGCGGTGCTCGGCGCGGTTCCGGTACCCCGCCGGACCGCCGAGGACACCCAGCTGCTGCCGCCGGTCAGGGAGCCGCAGGCGTTCGGCGCCGGTGCGGGTTCCGCACGCAGCGGCCCGGGCGCGGCGGGGCAGGACGACAGGGCGGTCACGGTCGGACGCGGAGCCGACAACCGGCAGGCGTACAAGCCCGACCGCCGGCTGGACCTGGGCGTGGTGCTGCTGCCGCTGCGCTTCCTGCTGGGCTTCCTCGCCATCTCGGCCGGGATGGGCAAGATCACCGACCCGGTGTACTTCGACGGCGGCGAGCGCGGCTCGATGGTCACCTGGCTCGGCTCCCTGGAGCCGTGGGCGGTGGCCGCGCCGCTGCACAGCTGGGCGCTCAACCACCCGGTGGCCGCCGGGCTCACGGTCGCCTTCATCCAGATCGTGGTCGGCGTCCTGACGATCTTCGGTCTGTGGCAGCGCTGCGCGGCGGCCTTCGGCGCGGCCCTGTCGCTGGCGCTGCTGGTGACCGTCGCCTGGCGCAGCGGCCCCGTCTACGACGCCCCCGACCTCATCCTGCTGGCCGCCTGGAGCCCGCTGATCATCGCGGGCGCCCCGGTGTACTCGCTGGACGCGCGGCTGGCCGGCGAGGCGTGGCGCACGCTGGGCCCGCGCGCCCCGCTGAGCGAACTGCGGCGCAGGGTGCTGCGGCGCGGTGCGGTGCTGGCCACCGTGCTGGTCGGTCTCGCGCTGCTGATCGGTTCGATGCTGGGCGGCGCGGTGCGGTCCTCGCAGATCGCGCGCCTGCCCGAGCCGGGCGAGCCGCCGCGCAACCACCTGCCGGGCCAGCCCCTCGACATCGAGGAGGAGGCCGAGGAAGCGGGCGAGGAGACGGCGGGGGAGACCGAGCCGAGCGCGGGTGTCGGCGGCGACGAGGAGACGTCCACGGCGCCGGGCGAGGACGACCCGGCCACCGGTGAGTCGGCCGAGGAGCCGCAGGAGACGGCGGACGAGGACCAGCCGCGCAGCGAGCAGACGGTCCCCGCCCCGCAGCAGCCGGCCGCGCCGCCGGCCGCGCCGCCCGCCCAGAACAACACCCCCGAGCAGATCCCGACCCCGGGTGGCGACGGCGGTGAACCATCGGCCGAGACGGACAACGGTCCGGCCGATGAGGGGGGTGATGGCAATCGCAGCAGCCTGGATCCGATCGGAGGGCTGCTCGGTTAGGTGGTGTCCTGGGCAGCGGCGGCTGACCCTCTGACCCGCCCGAACACCGGGCATGCCGATCACCCGGCCCCCGCGGCGCGCCCTGCGCGCCGCGGGGGCCGTGGCGTTTGCCGGAACGGCAAGCCCTTTTGGGCGGCGGCCCCGGCCGTCGCAGGATGAGGACCACATCCGGTGCACCGTGTCCACGGACGCACGTGGACGCGCGCACACCGTCGTCGCCGGTACGCAGGAGGCCACCACCCATGCCCGAGCAGCAGCCTGTTCACCCCACCGCTCACCACCCGGTGCACCGCGTCGTGGAAGTCCCCGGCGGCCGGATCCACTGCGTGGAGCAGGGCAGCGGCCCGCTGGTCCTGCTGGTGCACGGCTTCCCCGAGTCCTGGTACTCCTGGCGCCACCAACTGCCCGCGCTCGCCGACGCCGGATACCGGGCGGTCGCCATCGACGTACGCGGCTACGGCCGTTCGTCCGCGCCCGCCGGGGTGGACGCGTACCGCATGCTCGCCCATGTCGCCGACAACACCGGGGTGGTGGCCGCGCTCGGCGAGCGCACCGCCGTCATCGTCGGCCACGACTGGGGGTCGCGGATCGCCGCCGACTCGGCGCTGCTGCGCCCCGACGTGTTCACCGCCGTCGGCATGCTCAGCGTGGCGTACAGCCCGCACGGCGGGCCGCGCCCCAGCGAGGTGTTCGCGTCGATGGGCGGCGAGGAGGAGTTCTACGTCAGCTACTTCCAGCGTCCCGGGCGGGCGGAGGCGGAGATCGAACCGGACGTACGGGGCTGGCTGGCCGGTATGTACACCGGGCTGAGCGGGGAGGAGAACCACGGCGGCCTGTTCTTCGTGCCGCCCGGCGCGCGGATGGCCGACCGATTCCCGGCCGGACCGCTGCCCGCGTGGCTGAGCGAGGCCGATCTCGACGTCTTCGCGGGCGAGTTCGAGCGCACCGGGTTCACCGGGGCGCTCAACCGCTACCGCAACATGGACCGCGACTGGGAGGACCTGGCCGCCTGGCGCGGGATGCCGATCACCCAGCCGTCCCTGTTCATCGGCGGCGCGGCGGACGCGTCCACCACCTGGCTCTCCGACGCCATCGACGCCTTCCCCACCACCCTGCCCGGCCTGGTCTCCTCCCATCTGCTGCCGGACACCGGTCACTGGGTGCAGCAGGAACAGCCCGAGCGCGTCAGCGGATTGCTGGTGGACTGGCTGCGCACGGTCGCCCCGGTCACCGCCTAGCGGGAGCCGCGCCCGCGGTCCGTCCGCGCCTGCGGGAGCGTATGTTGAGACGCGACCGGTGATCGGTGGGGGCATCGCGGCCCGCGGGTGAGGAGTGGCATGGTCGCGCAGGAGACGTACGACGCGCAGGAGACGGCCCGGCGGCTGCGGGCGATCAGCGGCGAGTTGTCGGACCGGTTCTACGAGCGCGACGACGTGGTGCGCACGCTGCTGGTCACCCTGCTGGCCGGGCAGCACTCGCTGGTGCTCGGCCCGCCGGGGACGGCCAAGTCCGAGCTGGCCAGGGAGCTGACGGGCCGGTTCGAGGGGGCGGCCTACTGGGAGATCCTGCTGTCGAAGTTCACCGCCCCGACCCGGATGTTCGGCCCCATCGATGTCGCGGCGCTGGCCAGGGGCGAGTACCGGCAGGTGTACGACGGGCGGGCCACCACCGCGCACGTCGCGTTCATCGACGAGATCTTCAAGTGCTCGACGGCCGCGCTGAACGAGACGCTCGGCTACCTCAACGAGCGGATCTACCACCCCGAGAGCGGCGGCGAACCGATCCGCTGCCCCCTCATCGGGGCCATCACGGCGAGCAACGAGCTGCCGGACGGGGAGGATTCGGCCGCCATCTACGACCGGCTGCTGGTACGGATCGAGGTCGGCTACCTGGAGGACCCCTCCAACTTCGCCGCGCTCGTGCGCTCCGCCGTCCGTCGCCCCGCCCCGCCGGAACGCACCACGGTCACGCTCGACGCGCTGCGGCAGGCGGTGACCGGTGGCGTCCCGGCGGTGGAGGTCCCCGACGCGATCGTGGACGCGGTGTGCACGCTGCGGGCCGCCCTGCGCCGCAGGGAACTCATCGCCTCCGACCGGCGCTGGCGGCAGGCGGTGGGCCTGCTCCAGGCGTCCGCGTATCTGGACGGGCGCCCGGCGGTGGCCGAGACCGATCTGTCGGTGCTGACCCATGTGCTGTGGGACTCGCCCGCCCAGCGCCCGGCGGTCGAGCGCGAAGTGCTGCACCTGGTCAATCCGGACGCCAAGGAGGCGCTCGACCTGGCCGACGCCATCGAGGAGTTGGAGGCCCAGCTCGACGCGATGGCCGGGCAGTCCCGGGAGGCGCTGAGCGAATGGGTCATCAAGAAGGCCCACAACAAACTGGCGATGGCGGGGAAACGGCTGGCGGAGCTGCGCGCGGAGGCGGCGGGCGCGGGCCGTTCCACCGCCGCCATCGACCGTGTCACCGGCCGGCAGCGTGCGGTGCGCGCCCGGGTGCTGACCGAGGCGCTCGGCATGGACGCGAGCATGGTGCAGGCCCAGCTGTCGTCCTCGCGGGCGTAGCAGCGCCGGGCCGGGGTGGGCGGTGGCCCTTCCGCCGCCGGAAACACACGGACACCAGGGGGTGGGCAACGTGGTCGGGACGCCGGGCGGGCGGCCGGACGCTCTCGCGTCCGCCGCCGTGATCGCGGACCGGTTCGACCGGATCACCTGGCGCGACACCTACGAGCAGTCGGCCGGGCTGCGTGAGCTGGCCGGGGAACTGGGCGCGCGCCACGACGGCGCCGCCGACCTGCTGACGGACGTCTTCCTGGCCGCGTACAACGTCCGGCCGAAGCTGCGGGCGGCTGCCGGGATGGAACCCACCCGGCGGGTCAACCACGCGATCGTCGCGGGGCTGCTGGAGTCGCCGGGCTTCGCCGAGCTGCACCGGGAGACGGCGGGGGACCCGTACGCCGCCGCCATGGCGGTGCTCGCCCAGGGCGCCGCGCTGCGCGGGATGCTGGAGGGCACCCGCGAGGCGCGGGAGCGGGCGGAACAGGCGGAGCGGGCCCGGCAGGACGCCGAGGAGGCGGCACAGGCGTCGGCCGCCGACGCGGCAGCGGGGCCGGACGGGTCGGACGAGTCCGGCGGGCCGGACGAGGGCGCTGAGTCCGGCGCCGCGCCCGAGCGGGACCCGGGAGCGGCACGCCGGGCCGCCGAGGCCGCGCGGGACGCCGCCGCGCAGGCGCTCGCCGCGGCCTCCCCCGGTGTCCGGGCCGCCGCCCGCGCCGCCTCGGGCCGGGCGGCCCGGGCCGTACGGGCGGAGGCCGCGCTGATGCGCGCCTGGGGAGTCGGCGCGGGCGAGCTGGAGCGGATGCCCTTCGAGCGGCGCGCCCGGCTCGCCGAGCGGCTGCGCACCGGACGGCTCGCCCAGTGGGCCGAACTGATCGGGCGCTTCCGGCAGATGGCCGCCGGGGAGCGGGCCCGGAAGGTGGAGCAGGCGGCCGGCGAACTGATCGGGGTCACCCTCGGCGACGACCTGTCCCGGGTCATTCCCTCCGAGCTGGCCAACCTCGGCCTGCCCGGACTGCGCGCGGTGTTCGCCGCCCGCTACGCCGCCGGGGAACTCATGCTCTACGACAGCCGGGGGGAGCGGAGCACCGGGCGCGGCGCGATCATCGCCTGCGTGGACACCTCGCACTCCATGTACGCGGCGGGGCCGGGTGGTGTCACCCGCGAGGCGTGGTCCAAGGCGTGTGCCCTGGCCCTGCTGGACCAGGCCCGCCGTGCCGGACGGGACTTCGTCGGCATTCTGTTCTCCTCGGCCGACCGGCTCCGGGTCTTCCGCTTCCCGGCGGGCGCACCCGCCGGGCTCGAACGGACCCTGGACTTCGCGGAGAGCTTCCTCGGCGGCGGCACGAGCTACCAGGCGCCGCTGACCAGGGCCGGCGGTCTGCTGGAGGAGGAGTTCAACGACGCGGCCCGCTCGCGCGGCGACATCGTCCTGATCACCGACGACGAGTGCGGCGTCACCGAGGAGTGGACGCGTGGCTGGAACGAGGCCAAACAGCGCCTGGGCTTCCGGCTCTTCGGCGTGGCCGTCGGCGCCCCGCGCGCGGCCGGATCCGGCTCGGTCCTGGAGGCTCTGTGCGACAACCTCCGTTCCATCGAGGACCTGACCGAAGTCCAGGGCGCGGCCGACCTGTTCCGGGTGATCTGACGCGGGGACGATGAGCGGGCCGGGGCGTACGGGACGTTCGCCGCGGACCCCACGAGACCCGAGCCGGAGCGGGTGGTGGGGCGCCCCTGCGAAGTCCCACGTTCCTGACGGCGGCACCGAGCGCGCCACCGACCTGGCCTTCATGGGCATCTGCCTGATCATCGTGGCCGGCACCGTGACCGGCCTGTCCGCCGCCCCGCCGTCACAGGACCGTTGACGACAGGCGGACCGGCGCGACCGATGAACCCCTTGCCGTCCGGGAGCGCCCGGCGGGCCGTCAGGCGGCCTCTTCGCGGGCGAGGTAGCCGGCCAGCCGGTCCTGCCGGCCGGGCAGTCCGTAGCAGGCGATCAGGTGGCCGACGTTGCCGAACTGGCGGTTCTCCGTGCGCCAGCAGCCGGGGTTGTCGGCCAGCAGCCCGGCCAGCCGCCGCTGCCGGTCCGTCAGCTCACCGGCCGGTGTGCCCGGGCGTATCGCTCCGTCGGGGAAGGCCAGGGCCAGCGCGGCGTCCAGTACGGGCAGGATCGGTGGGCCGGACAGGCGCGGCAGTTGGCCGAGCAGTCCGTCGAAGGTGGCCGCGTCCGTGGCGGGATCGCCGAGCGCGCGCAGGGACTGGGCGGCGTACCCGCGCACGTTCCCGTCCAGGAACGGTATGTCGGGGTGCCGGTCGCCGTACCCGCCGCCGTCCCGGGCGAGCCAGGCCCGCAGTTCGCCGATCGCCCGCTCCCCGGCGGCCGGCCCGCGCAGCCGGGCCAGCGCCGTCGCGGCACCCCACCGCACCACCTCCGGGGCGTCCCCGGAGACGGCGGACTCCAGCGCCCCGGCCACCGCCGCGTCGTACGGGGCGCCGAGCAGCCCGAGCCCGGTGAGGGCGATCGCGGCCGTAGGGCCGTCCTTCCCGGCCGCCGCCGCGATCAGTACGGGGACGGACTGCGCCGCGTCCTCGGGGAACCAGGCCAGCAGATACGCGGCGGCCCGGCGTATCTGCGGCGGCTCGTGCTCCGCCGTCAGCTCACGGACGGCCGGCAGCCCGGCCCGTACCGCGTCGTAGGCCGCCAGCGCCACGTGGGCGCCGAGCCGGTTCTGGTCGGCCTCCGACAGGGACGCCTCGTAGAAGTACCGGGCCGGACCGTCGTCCTCCCAGCCCTCGTCCCCGGCCTCCCGCGGGCGGTCGGCCAGCTCGAACGCGTGGGCCGTCGCCGCCAGTTCCGCGCCGCCGCGCGCGGCCCGCCGCAGTTCGGCCACCGGGAAGCCCTCCGGGACGAACGGGTCGTCGTACCCGATGGCCAGCGCCGCCAGCAGCCACAGCACACCGTCGCGTTCGGGCGTGCCCGGATCGGTGGCCAGCGCCAGCAGGAACGGCACGGCGGGCGCGCTGGCCTCGTACCGGGTGCCCTGGTGGAAAATGTTCCCGTACAGCGCGCTCAGCGCCGCCTGCCGCTCCTCGGGCTCGGCGGAGGACAGTGACCGGAGCTGCCCCGGCACATCACCGGCGTATCCGTACGCGTGCGTGAGCCGGCCCCAGCCGGTCTCGTCCAGTCGTTCCAGCATGGTTGCCAGCGTGCCAGCCGGGTCTGACAACGACGGCGGGCCGCACAGGCGGGAGACCGGCCGTGGGCAGTGCGCCGACCGGCCCGTTCCGCGCCGCTTCCGTCAGCCGCGCCCCTCGCGGGCGTCCAGTTCGCGGGCGGCCTCCCGCAGGTCCTTCACCGTGTCGATCGCCCGCCAGAACGTGCCCTGCGGCAGGTCGAAGCCCGCCAGCCGCCGCGCGCGGGCCAGCCGCGGGAACGTGGTGCGCTCGTGGTCGCCCCGGTCCGGCAGCAGCGCCGTGAACTCGGGGGCGAAGACATAGATGCCCGCGTTGACCAGGTACGGGGAGGGCGGGGCCTCGATGAAGTCCAGGACGTGCCCGAACTCGTCGGTCTCCACCACCCCCCACGGGATGCGCGGCCTGGCCAGCGCCAGCGTCGCCGTCGCGTCCCGCTCGGCGTGGAAGGCGGCCATGTCGCGCAGCGAGAAGCTGGTCCAGATGTCCCCGTTGGTCGCGTACCACGCCTCCTCGGGGCGGGGCAGCGCGGTCGCCGCGTACTTCAGCCCGCCACCGCGGCCCAGGGGTTCGGTCTCCACGACCGTGGACACCCGCAGCGGGAGATCCGCCTTCTCCAGCCACTCCTGGAGCACCTCGGCGAGATGGCCACAGGAGATGACGGCGTCGGTGACGCCTTCGGCGGCGAGCCAGCTCAGCTGGTGGCCGATGATCGGCACCCCCGTACCGGGGATCTCCACCATCGCCTTGGGCCGGTCGTCGGTATAGGGCCGCAGCCGGGATCCCTGGCCGCCGGCCAGGACCACCGCCTGCGTGGGCTGCGGGGCAACAGTCATGCTCCGCAGCCTACGGGATGCCTCGCGCACCGCTCCGGGCGTCCTGGAACCGGGGCGTCTCCTCAGCTGAACTCCATGACACCGGTGGCGAACGACGTGTCGCACACCGGGCGGGCGTGCTGCTGGGCACGCAGCGCGCTGCCGTACTTCTCCACCGCCGCCCGGCCCAGCGCACGGGCGATGTCCATGCAGTGCTCGGCGAGGGTCGGCTCGCGGTGAACGGCCTCCTGGAGGGCGGTGAGCGCGACGCCCGGGTCCTCCTGGCGCAGGGTGGTGATCAGCTGCTCCTGGAGCACGGCCTCCGGGGCCGTCACGTCCTGGGGCGCGGCGTCCGGCGAGGTCCTGGCATCGGCCTCGGCGGAGGCGGGCAGCAGCAGTGCCTCGGACGGTGTGGAGGCCCACGGCACCTTGGTGATGGCCAGGGTTCCGGAGAGCACCAGGACAACGGGAAGGACGATGGCGAGACTTCTGCCGATGCGGCGAACAGCCAGATTCACTGGTGGTGTCTTCCTCGCGAGTCGACGGATGGATTGAACGGGCCATGCGATCGTAGCGAGGAGTAGCGGTTTGATGGCAGCTGGTCACTCTCAAGAGTGACCGTGTTTTTCCGTTTTCGAATTTCTCCTTGACGTGCAAAGGGCCGCGCATCCGTAGCGGGTACGGAATGCGCGGCCCCATGGCCACGAAAGGGGGGAATATCAGGTGAGACGCGCCCCGCTGCTGACCGCGAAGACGTGGGTCTCACCCGGGCGGGGCACGACGTGCAGCTTGGCGCCCTTCTCCGGGATCTCGCGGCCGCCGACCCGGATCACCAGGTCCTTGGTCTCGCCGCCGACCTCGGCGGTGCCGTAGACGTAACCGTCGGCGCCGAGCTCCTCGACGACGTTGACGGTGACGGCCAGACCGGCTTCCTTGTCCGCGTCGGCCTTCTCCAGGCCGCCGCCGTTGCCGTTGACGATGTCGAAGTGCTCGGGGCGGCAGCCGACGACCACGCGGGTGTCGCCCTGCTTCTGCGCCTCGGTGAGCGCGGCACGCTCGACCGGGACGACGCTGTTGCCGAACTTCACGCCGCCGTCGGTGATCGGCACCTCGACCAGGTTCATGGCGGGGGAGCCGATGAAGCCCGCGACGAAGAGGTTGGCCGGCTTGTCGTACATGTTGCGCGGGGAGTCGACCTGCTGGAGCAGCCCGTCCTTGAGGACGGCGACCCGGTCGCCCATGGTCAGGGCCTCGACCTGGTCGTGGGTGACGTACACCGTGGTGACGCCCAGGCGGCGCTGCAGGCTCGCGATCTGGGTACGGGTCTGGACGCGGAGCTTGGCGTCGAGGTTCGACAGCGGCTCGTCCATCAGGAAGACCTGCGGCTCACGCACGATGGCGCGGCCCATCGCCACACGCTGGCGCTGACCACCGGAGAGAGCCTTCGGCTTGCGCTCCAGGTACTCGGTGAGGTCGAGGATCTTGGCGGCTTCCTCGACCTTGGTGCGGATGTCCACCTTGTTGACGCCGGCGATCTTGAGCGCGAAGCCCATGTTCTGCGCGACGGTCATGTGGGGGTACAGCGCGTAGTTCTGGAACACCATCGCGATGTCCCGGTCCTTCGGCGGCAGGTGGGTGACGTCGCGGTCGCCGATGCGGATGGCACCGCCGTTGACGTCCTCGAGGCCGGCCAGCATCCGCAGGGAGGTGGACTTGCCACAGCCGGACGGGCCGACGAGAACGAGGAACTCACCGTCCGCGATCTCGATGTCCAGCGCGTCGACGGCGGGCTTCTCCCCGCCCGGATAAATCCGGGTCGCCTTGTCGTACGTAACCGAAGCCATGTTCTGTTCTCTCCTTCTACCGGCAGGAACGTGCCGGACGATCCGAGTAGGAAGGCGCCACGTCCACAGTCCCTGGTGAACGCATGGCGAACCTAACTCGAAGGGACATCATTTGTCACGAGTCCTGTGCGAAAAAGTGCGACGCGTCCGGGCGTACTCAGGAGAAGAACAGTGCGCCGAGCAGAAAACCCGGACAGACGATGAGCGCGGCCGCGCGTCCGGCGAGAAAGGCCGGCGCGCTCGGCAGCAGTACGGCGACACCCCAGTGCGGGTACACATGGGCGTAAAGGTCCTTCGGCGAGCCGGGCCCGGTCCGCCGCTTCGCCGTCGCCATCCATGCGGCCACCTTTCCCGTCTCACTCCAGATGGTTGGCCCCGGCGAAGAGTTCGTTGTCGGAACCAACGACCAGATAGCTGTCGGGATCGCGGGGGACGGTCCGGCCCAGGGTGACGGTGACCGGCCCCTCGCTCAGCACCGGACCGTCCAGGGCGGGTACGTCGCGGGCGAGCGCCGCCCAGTCCAGCCACAGGCCCGCCACCGGGGTGCCGCCCGGCGGCAGCGGCAGCTCCCCGTTCTCGGCGGCGGCGATGGCGCGCCGCTCCTCGGCCACGGACGCCGGGCCGCCGCGCCGGCGCAGGGTGAAGAGGTGGTCCAGGAGCGGGAGCGCGCCGAGCATGTCCCAGCCGTGTTCGGTGAGGGCCTCGTCGACGTCCGCGATCACCGCGCCGACCCACGCGTCCTCGCCGAGCATCAGGTCGCGCACGGTGGCGTCGTACGCCGGGTCGGTGCTGCGCACGTACGGCAGCAGGTCGATGCCGCCCACGACGGTGCCGTGCCGTACGACCCACAGCCGCAGGCAGGCGCCGTACCAGAGCAGGAGGTACGGGTCGAGGTGATCCGTTTCCTCGAACGCCTCCCGTGCACTGGCCAGGGTCCCGGCGGCGTAGATGTCCCCCTTGCGGGCGCCGCCCGGACCGACCGAGAACTCGAGGAGGTAGCAGCTGGGCTGAGTCATGGGCACGCTCCGTACGTTTCGATCGTCTCGAACACATGTTCGCATAGCGCGGAGTGAAGCAGCGGGAACATCCGGCCCTCATGAACACGAGCACCGGCCTGGGTCCCCCGCCCAACTGGCCCATCACCCAGACCGCCACCCGCCTCCATGTGTGCCGCCGCTTCGCCCTGCCGCCGTGGCGGCGGAAAACCTGTGGCGCGCCGGGCGAGCGGGCCGCCAGCATCGGCGGATGGACGAAGACGACCTGAGCCGCCTCGCCGACCACGCCATCGCCTGGGCCGAGGGCCACCTCGGCTCCACGGCCTACGCCACGCGCTGCCTCGCCTTCGTCGAGGACGCCTACGAACGCGCCAACGGGCTCGAACTCTTCGGCGGCGACACCGCCCACGAATCCGCCGTGCTGTACGAGGCCGCCACCCGCACCGGGCCCCCGCCGCGCGGCGCGTTCGTCTTCTAC
It contains:
- a CDS encoding nucleotidyltransferase family protein — protein: MTVAPQPTQAVVLAGGQGSRLRPYTDDRPKAMVEIPGTGVPIIGHQLSWLAAEGVTDAVISCGHLAEVLQEWLEKADLPLRVSTVVETEPLGRGGGLKYAATALPRPEEAWYATNGDIWTSFSLRDMAAFHAERDATATLALARPRIPWGVVETDEFGHVLDFIEAPPSPYLVNAGIYVFAPEFTALLPDRGDHERTTFPRLARARRLAGFDLPQGTFWRAIDTVKDLREAARELDAREGRG
- a CDS encoding ABC transporter ATP-binding protein, which produces MASVTYDKATRIYPGGEKPAVDALDIEIADGEFLVLVGPSGCGKSTSLRMLAGLEDVNGGAIRIGDRDVTHLPPKDRDIAMVFQNYALYPHMTVAQNMGFALKIAGVNKVDIRTKVEEAAKILDLTEYLERKPKALSGGQRQRVAMGRAIVREPQVFLMDEPLSNLDAKLRVQTRTQIASLQRRLGVTTVYVTHDQVEALTMGDRVAVLKDGLLQQVDSPRNMYDKPANLFVAGFIGSPAMNLVEVPITDGGVKFGNSVVPVERAALTEAQKQGDTRVVVGCRPEHFDIVNGNGGGLEKADADKEAGLAVTVNVVEELGADGYVYGTAEVGGETKDLVIRVGGREIPEKGAKLHVVPRPGETHVFAVSSGARLT